TATTAAACGTTGCAGAAAAGGGAGTAGATGCCGTTATTCCCTCGTAGCTGGCAATAAGTCGTGCGCCAAGACCTTCACCAAACCGGATAGATTTCCAGACTACCAGGTGGACACCATTGCCAACATGCGTAACGCTCTCGGGTACAAGGGCAACATTGGTTTCGAGAAGATAAACGGTATTTGCTCCAAGAACAACGGGCTGACCCTTATAGGTGGTACGCACCTGTGCCTTTAAGGTAGGATAGCCCGAAATATCCAGAGTAGAGCCTCCCGGAAATGCTACCGGGGTGACTGTAAACTGAGAATACAACGCTGATCCGAACAGCAGGAAGGCCGTCAGCAGTACGATGTAACGTTGAAATGTTGTACCAAGAACCATATACGGATGTGCATTGACTTTCGGGCAGCCTCTTTCGTTACAAAAACCTCCGGTAACCGTGAGGCATCACTGATTAAAACCCCTCGGCAACATACCGTGAAAGAAAATCAACCACAACGGGGTCGGCACTGCTTCGCAGCTCGGGTACGGTACCCTGAAACCAGATAATTCCATCATGGATCATCACAACCCGGCTTGCAACATTAAAAATGCTAAACATGTCGTGCGTGATAACAACCGAGGTAACGTTCAGGGTTTGCGATAAACCCGCTATTAAATCATCAATTTGCTGGGATGTTACCGGATCCAGACCGGTTGTTGGCTCATCATAAAAAATATAATCAGGGTTGCCAACCAGGGCGCGGGCAACACCAACGCGCTTCCGCATGCCGCCTGACAGGTCGGACGGACGTTTGGTGGACAGTTCGGTAAAAGCATGCTGATAGGCTGGTGTTTCTCGTTCGGAATACGGGGGCAGCAGGCTAACGGCACTTAACACACGTTGCGCTTCGGGAATCAACACCGCCTTGTCGTGGATACCCCGTTCCACCATGCCAATAACTACATTGCTGTACACATTCAGCGAATCAAAAAGTGCTGCACCCTGGAACACGTAGCCAATCTGGCTGCGCACTTTGAAGAGCTCTTTACGATGTAATGTCTGAATTTGCCTGCCATCAATTTCTACGGTACCGGAATCGGCCTTCAGCAGACCAACGATATGTTTAAGCAGGACGCTTTTGCCACAGCCGGAGCGACCAATAATGCAGGTTGTACTGCCGGAAGGAACCGTAAGGCTGATATCCTTCAGGACGGTGTTTGAGCCAAACGACTTTCTCAGACTGGTGATTTTAATCATGGCTATGCAGCATCACGTTCAGCACGGCGTTTCCGAATATCTTCAACGGTACCAAGTGGTATGGCATCTATTAAGCCCCTGGTATATTCACTTGCTGGAGAATGATAAATATTTTGGGCAACACCGATTTCCTCGATCTTACCGGCATTCATCACAGCAATACGATCGCTGATAAACTTTACAACACTCAAGTCATGAGAAATAAAAATGTACGTAAGCTTAAACTCATCGCGCAGTGATACCAGCAGGTTAAGCACTTGTGCCTGCACCGACACATCTAATGCACTCACGCTTTCATCGCAGATAAGCAGGCTTGGCTTTAAGGCAAGAGCGCGGGCAATACAAATTCGCTGGCGTTGTCCGCCCGAAAACTCGTGCGGGTAGTTGTTGTAATGACGTGGCAGCAAGTTTACCTTATCCAGCAGGTACAGCACCTGCTCCTTCCGCTCTTTATCGGAACTGCCGATACCATGTACTCGCAGAACCTCCGAGATTGCATTTCCCACACTCAGGCGTGGATTTAACGAAGAGTACGGATCCTGGAAGATGATCTGGAAATCCTTGCGGAGTGCTTTCAGTTCTGCAGGCCCCAGAGCCCGAACATCCCGGTCCTTAAACATAACCGTCCCCCCCGTAGGTTCAACCAGACGGAGCACAGCCCTGCCCGTAGTTGTTTTGCCGCAGCCGCTCTCGCCAACCAGGCCCAGCGTTTCGCCCGGGCGTACCGAAAACGACACTCCGTCCACCGCCCTTACCCAGCCGGTAATTCGGCCCAGTAGTCCGGACCTGATCGGGAAGTGAACCTTTAAATCGTTAACCGACAGGATAGGCGGCACCGTGTTGAACGCGTCGTTGCGTTGTTGTATTTCGATCTCGGAAAACTTCAGTTGATGTACGAGCGCATCGGGATTATCGGCGGTACGCTCGGTAATATTACCGGCATCATCCTCCACCATAAAGTCAAGAACAGTTGGAAGAACCTTCAATTTTGTATCCAGGCGCGGGCGGCATGCCAGGAGTCCCTTGGTATAGGGGTGCTGAGGGTTGGTAAATATCTGTTCAACGGGTCCCTGCTCAACAATTTTACCTTTATACATTACGATAACATCATCGGCAATTTCGGCGATCACACCCAAATCGTGGGTGATAAACATCATGCTCATACCGTGAGTGCGCTGAAGTCTGCGCATCAAATCCAGTATCGTTGCCTGTACCGTAACGTCAAGGGCAGTAGTTGGCTCATCGGCAATCAGCAGATCCGGATTGCAGCTCATTGCCATGGCAATCATAACGCGCTGCTTTTGTCCGCCCGACAGCTGGTGCGGGTACGACCGCAGCATGTGTTCCGGTCGGGGAAGCTGCACTTCGTTCAGCAGTTCAAGGGCACACCGGGTTGCTGTTTGTTTATCAACTTTTTGATGAAGCCTGATGGCTTCAATAATCTGATTCCCACATGTAAATACAGGGTTAAGTGACGTCATTGGTTCCTGGAAAATCATCGCAATGCGGTTTCCCCGATAGGCGCGCATGGAATCTTCCGAAAGCTGCAGTAGGTCTGTCACCGTGCCGTCGGCCTCGGTAAAGCAGACGCTACCGCTTACGATTTTACCGGGTGGGCTTTGGATAAGCCGCATAACGCTAAGGCTTGTTACCGATTTCCCCGAACCGGATTCGCCCACGATACCAAGGGTGCGTCCCTTCCCCACCGAGAAGCTCACGTTATTCACGGCCTTTACCACAGCCCCTTCGGTACGGAACTCAGTGGTAAGCCCCTTAACATTCAGTAGTGTTTCCATGCAAGGCAAAGATAGGGTCAGGGGGCTTGCCATTCGCGCCGGATACGCTTTGAAACCATAACTGCGTAGGCAACCGAGGCAACGATGCCGGCCGTTATGGCCAGTGAGGCACTGAGTACGCCATTGGGGTTACCCAGCCCAACAAAGACCAGAATTACAGCCGTAGTTGTTCCAACCTCGATAACCATACTGGCAGTGACATGAACCGTTCGGCGATACGAAATCATCACGGCGCGGGCAACCGAATATGTTGCTGCCGTAAACGGTGCCACCGTCAGTAAACGTGTAGGCCATATAGCCATTTGCACCAGCGACTCCGGAAGTGCAAAAACGTTCAGAAAAATCCACTCCAGCAGTGGCGTCCACACCACCACTGCCATTGCAAGCGTAGTGGCAACTGTAATTTTCCGTGCAACACGTTCAACCATGCGATACGCCGATGTGTGCTTTCCGAGCATTGCAATTCCAACCTCCTGATACGAGAAGCCAAAGCTGCGGAACACAAACAGGAACGAACTTATCACCGGCATTACGGCAAGTGATGCCACCGCCAGCGGCAAACGCAGCACAAAGAACGAAAGAAGCGGTGCAGCTAAAAAACTTACAACCGAGGTTAGGGCCAGTGGCGCATAAAACCTGATGATGTGGGCATTGGTAAGCTCGGCCAACGGTGGAAGCATCCCTGACTGGTCAGCCGGGTCCAGTGTCCGCGCAAGCCACCACGTGGCTATTGCTTCGTTCAGCACACCAACCGTTAGGGCACAACACCCAACAATCACGCCCTCAACATTGAGTGTAGCCAGTATGCCGGCAGTAGAAGCCATACTACACAGCCGGATTACTGTTCCTATGGCTACGCACTTTGTTTTCCCCGCCTGTATCAGCAACCCCTGATAATACCGTCGTATTCCGATTGCGGCCGGCCACGCCAGCATGCATACCAGACCCCAGTATACTCGCCATGCAACATCTGCCGGAAGGTTCATGACAGATGCTGCCAGTTTAAAAACAAGCGGTATGCATACGGTGAGCATAATTGCCGATACAACAATGTTGATACGCACCATGAACTTAAACAGCAGCGCCACTGCAGCGGCATTCGTGCCCAGCGCAACAACTGTGCTTAACAATGCTATAACCGGCGACTCGATAAGCATTGCAACCGACGTTGCTATACCGTATGCCGCAAGGTTAACCTCACTGTGGGCCATTCGGGCTACGACTGCCGCTATCAACGGGCCCTCGGTAGCCATCATCAGCCAGGTACTGCTTAAGGGAAGCCAAAACTTTATAATTTGCCGTTCTGAAATCATGACACAAAATTCAACTGCGGGTACCTAACTTGATTCAGAAAATTGATAATTCCTGGTATTTCAGTACATCACTCACACATAAAACCCTTGCCATGCCTGGCACCTTTGCTCACCGAATCCTTGCCGTAGTCCTTCTTGCCGCCCTTACCTGGCAGCCCCTACAATCGGCCGACACGTTGCGGATATGCACGTATAACGTGCTGAACTACAGCCTGAATACCGATAACGGGCGGACAGAACATTTTCAGCGCATCCTGGAAGCCATCAAACCGGACATCCTGGTTTGCTCGGAGGTCACGGCCGGAAACATGGCAACCCACTTTGTCTCGAACGTCCTTACCTGGGAACCCTTTTCTGCAACACCCTTTGTGGACGGACCCGACAGTGATAATCAACTGTTCTACAACAACACAAAGGTCAGGTTCATCAGCCAGCGCGCCATACCCACTGCTCTGCGAAACATTGCAGAATATACCCTTGAACGCATCCCTGCTCCCGGCTTTCTGCCGGATACTATCGTTGTTTACAGTATGCACTTAAAGGCTAATCGCGACGAAGAGGCTGCCGGCAGGCGTGCCGCCGAGGTCGAGGTATTTCAGAGTACTGTTACTCACAACCGGTATGCCATGGTGTGCGGTGACTTAAATATCTACTCTCCAACCGAGAGGGCGTACCAGCTTCTGGCAAATCCCGAGCAGGGCAGAGTGTTTGTTGACCCGCTGGGATCCGACTGGCAGCGTGACAGATCGACGTACTCATGGATATACACCCAAAGTACCCGAATGCAAAATCCGCAGGGCTGCACCGTGGGCTCCACCGGTGGCATGGACGACCGTTTTGATTACATTTTTTTAAGCTCCGAATTGTCGGAACATCTTGTGCCCAACAGCTATACTGCCTTTGGGAATGATTCGGTTTCCCGGCTCAACTCATCGATTTACGAACCCGAAAACACTACATACGGTAACAGCATGGCCTATTCGCTAATGTGTGTTTCTGATCACTTACCGGTTTATGTTGACTTGGCCTTTGATGATACGCCCGCAGGTGTCAGCATTCCTACTGCTGTCCGGCTGCAAATTTCTTACTCACCAAACGCAGAAGCCGTCACCATTACCAACTGTACTCCCCGAATCCCGATTACCGTTGTCAACATCAACGGACAACGGATGATTTCAACCATGCCTGTTGACAACGTTTGCATATTGTCAACCGGAGCATGGCCGAAAGGAACCTACATTGTTTACCAGGGTTCTGACCACGTGAAATTCAGTAAGTAGGAACTCTTACCAACCCATAATCCAGGCAAAAATGAGCGGTGCTACAATTGTAGCATCGGACTCTACGATGAACTTCGGCGTGGTGATGTCCAGCTTCCCCCACGTGATTTTTTCGTTTGGCACAGCACCGGAGTACGAACCGTACGATGTTGTGGAATCCGAAATCTGGCAGAAGTACGACCAGAATGGTACATCATGCCATCCCAGATCCTGATACATCATCGGCACCACACAAATCGGGAAGTCACCAGCTATACCGCCGCCAATCTGGAAGAAGCCCACTCCCTTGCCTGATGAGTTCTTCCGATACCAGTCAGACAGCCACATCATGTATTCAATCCCGCTCTTCATGGTTGTTGGCAGTAGTTCTCCCTTGATGCAGTATGACGCGAAGATGTTGCCCATGGTACTGTCTTCCCACCCCGGCACGATGATGGGCAGATTCTTTTCGGCAGCTGCCAGCATCCAACTGTTTGCGGGGTCGATCTCGTAATACTGCTCCATCTCGCCACTTAGGAGCATCCTGTACATGAACTCATGCGGGAAGGCGCGTTCACCCGAATCCTGAGCCCCCTTCCACTGCTTAACAATGTGCTTTTGAATTTTCCTGAATGCCTCCTCCTCCGGTATACAGGTATCTGTAACGCGGTTATACCCTTTCTCGAGCAAGGCCCATTCGTCCTGCGGCGATAAATCACGGTAGTGAGGCACTCGTTTATAGTGCGAGTGCGCCACCAGGTTCATGATATCTTCCTCGAGATTTGCTCCCGTACACGTAATGATCTGCACCTTGTCCTGACGGATCATCTCGGCAAGCGTCTTACCCAGCTCAGCCGTACTCATCGCACCTGCCAGGGTTATCATCATTTTACCACCTTCGTCAAGGTGGCGTACATACCCTTTGGCGGCATCCACCAGTGCGGCTGCGTTAAAGTGAAGGAAGTTATTCTCGATAAACTCAGAAATTGGCTTGCTCATACGATACCTATGTGAAAATTATGATGGAGGGGCTGCAAAAATAGGCACCATTGTTGGGTATTTTGCCGTATGGATGCAACCATTCGAAGCCGAAATGCTGCCTTGCTGTTTATCTGTGCGGCACTTGCTATCACAGCAGGGTATCTTGTCAGAGATCTGCTGCTGCCCTTGGTTGTGGCTATCTTTTTTGCTATTCTTTTTCAGCCAATTACCCATACCGTAAAAAAACTGCGGTTACCGTCGTGGATTGGACTCATTATCGTGGTGGCACTAACTGGCGGCGCTATCTGGGGCATTGCCTCGATTGTGGCAGTTGGCGTGGATGCTGTAAACGCAAAGGCACCCGAATACAGTGCTAAAATTCAGCGTATGGTATTGGAAGCACAGCACTATATTCAAAATATGCCGGGTGGAACAGAACTCCTGAATCCCGCTAACTTTTCGATAAACCAGGATACTATCATCAAAACAGCAAGCCAGGTTCTTGGGTCAGTGGTCGGCATCGTTGGCGATACCATCCTGGTGCTGATATACCTGATCTTCATGCTCGTAAGCTCGGTTAAGTTTAACGAGAAAATGGATGCCGCACTCGATAGGGCCAATGCGGCGCACCTGAAAAAAGTTGCTACTGAGGTAAATGCAAAAGTGCTGAAGTATCTGCGAGTGAAAACCTTTTTTAACGTTATTAATGCGGGAATAACCTATGGTGTGTTAATATATTTTAATATTGATTTTGCACCACTTTTTGCATTGCTGACGTTCTTCATTACGTACCTGCCTAATATCGGCTCGGTTGTAGGCGTTGTATTGCCTGGTATTGTATCGCTTATTCAGTACGAAGACCCCGCACTGACGCTGATTGCCGTTGGAGTTCTGGCAGTACTTCAAAGCCTGGTTGGGAATGTATTGGAGCCACGGGCCATGGGACAAAGCTTCGACCTGAGTCCGGTTGTCGTCTTATTTTCGTTAGTTTTCTGGGGATGGATGTGGGGTGTTGTTGGCATGATTTTGTCAGTTCCAATAATGGCAATCGTAAAAGCTACCATGGAGCAGTTCGAAACAACCGCACCGCTTGCAATTTTGATGGGTAATCGGAAGCCTGTGCCGGAACCCATGAAGGCGGGTGTATGACGATTGAGGTTGACAATGTCACGGTAACCCACAACGGCATTGCCTCGGTCAGCGGTGTCAGCCTGACAATTACCGCACCTTCAGTTACTCTTGTTACCGGTGCCACGGGCTCCGGCAAGTCAACACTGCTACGACTGCTATGGGCTGATATCATCCCTACGATGGGTACGGTTACCATAAACGGGACATCTACCCGAAAAATGCGGTCAGCAGGGTTACAGGCCCACAGAAAGGCAATTGGCATTGTGCACCAGTTCTCATATCTGAACAGTGTGCTTACGGCCTTCCAGAATGTTCTCATGCCGTGTGCAACCCATAATAACGATGCCGCAAAGGCAACCGCTACCGCTCTGGAACTCCTTGCCCTCCTGGGCGTTAGTCACTGCCGTACAAAACTGCCGGGGCAGCTCTCGGGCGGTGAGCGACAGCTTGTTGCCATTGCCAGAGCACTAATCACGAATCCAACATTGTTTATTGCAGACGAACCACTGAGCATGCTTGATTCACACTCTGCACAACGGGTACTTGATGTCCTGAATCAGCGTATTTCAGCCGGAATGGGCATGGTTGTCAGCTCGCATAACGACGCTTTGACCGGAGCATTCCCGAATGCCACCATGGTACGTCTTGAAGAAGGAAGGGTGATAGCCTGATGACGAAGATTGCACTGATCGGCTACGGAGCCATGGGCAAGGAAATTCACGGCCTGGCAGAAGTCCATGGCTGTACGGTAGTTCAGATTTTCGATGCTGATAATCCGCTTAGCAATGCGGACTTTGCCTCATGGGATGTGGCCGTTGACTTTAGCAGTGCCGATGCAATTGCTGCAAATGTTGAGCTGCTGTGCTCCATGAAAAAAAACATGGTTATCGGCACTACCGGCTGGAATAGTCAGCAGGAACGTATTCACAACACCATTTCCAAGGCAGGTGTGGGCTGCGTTGTTGGCTCCAACTTCTCTGTTGGCATGCAGATCTTTCTGCGCCTTACCCGTACAGCGGCAGCCTTGTTGAATTCAACACCAGATTACGACATCATGGTGCACGAATGGCACCATAAACGAAAAGCCGACAGCCCCAGCGGAACCGCTCTGACAATTGCAAACATTGTTATTGGCGAGCTGGACAGAAAGAAGCACGTTGCAACCGAGACCATGCACCAGCCTGCTGACCCCGAGGTCCTTCACGTAACGTCAACCCGCGGTGGCGAAATCCCGGGTAGGCATACTGTGACGATTGATGGTCCGTTTGACAGGATTGACCTTATCCACGATGCCCGAAACCGCTCTGGCTTTGCATCGGGTGCTCTGCGTGCCGCACAATGGATTCACGGGAAAAACGGCTTATACCGCTTTGATGACATCTTTTCACACATGAGCAATTCCAGCAATGAAGATTGTTAAGGGGCTTTGGTTCACTGTTCCGTTATGCCTGCTGCTCGTGGGCAGACTACTTGCTGCTGATCCCGATGATTTACGGTTTTCACCACCTGT
This is a stretch of genomic DNA from Ignavibacteria bacterium. It encodes these proteins:
- a CDS encoding ABC transporter ATP-binding protein; the encoded protein is METLLNVKGLTTEFRTEGAVVKAVNNVSFSVGKGRTLGIVGESGSGKSVTSLSVMRLIQSPPGKIVSGSVCFTEADGTVTDLLQLSEDSMRAYRGNRIAMIFQEPMTSLNPVFTCGNQIIEAIRLHQKVDKQTATRCALELLNEVQLPRPEHMLRSYPHQLSGGQKQRVMIAMAMSCNPDLLIADEPTTALDVTVQATILDLMRRLQRTHGMSMMFITHDLGVIAEIADDVIVMYKGKIVEQGPVEQIFTNPQHPYTKGLLACRPRLDTKLKVLPTVLDFMVEDDAGNITERTADNPDALVHQLKFSEIEIQQRNDAFNTVPPILSVNDLKVHFPIRSGLLGRITGWVRAVDGVSFSVRPGETLGLVGESGCGKTTTGRAVLRLVEPTGGTVMFKDRDVRALGPAELKALRKDFQIIFQDPYSSLNPRLSVGNAISEVLRVHGIGSSDKERKEQVLYLLDKVNLLPRHYNNYPHEFSGGQRQRICIARALALKPSLLICDESVSALDVSVQAQVLNLLVSLRDEFKLTYIFISHDLSVVKFISDRIAVMNAGKIEEIGVAQNIYHSPASEYTRGLIDAIPLGTVEDIRKRRAERDAA
- a CDS encoding deoxyhypusine synthase family protein; the encoded protein is MSKPISEFIENNFLHFNAAALVDAAKGYVRHLDEGGKMMITLAGAMSTAELGKTLAEMIRQDKVQIITCTGANLEEDIMNLVAHSHYKRVPHYRDLSPQDEWALLEKGYNRVTDTCIPEEEAFRKIQKHIVKQWKGAQDSGERAFPHEFMYRMLLSGEMEQYYEIDPANSWMLAAAEKNLPIIVPGWEDSTMGNIFASYCIKGELLPTTMKSGIEYMMWLSDWYRKNSSGKGVGFFQIGGGIAGDFPICVVPMMYQDLGWHDVPFWSYFCQISDSTTSYGSYSGAVPNEKITWGKLDITTPKFIVESDATIVAPLIFAWIMGW
- a CDS encoding ATP-binding cassette domain-containing protein, with amino-acid sequence MTIEVDNVTVTHNGIASVSGVSLTITAPSVTLVTGATGSGKSTLLRLLWADIIPTMGTVTINGTSTRKMRSAGLQAHRKAIGIVHQFSYLNSVLTAFQNVLMPCATHNNDAAKATATALELLALLGVSHCRTKLPGQLSGGERQLVAIARALITNPTLFIADEPLSMLDSHSAQRVLDVLNQRISAGMGMVVSSHNDALTGAFPNATMVRLEEGRVIA
- a CDS encoding ATP-binding cassette domain-containing protein — its product is MIKITSLRKSFGSNTVLKDISLTVPSGSTTCIIGRSGCGKSVLLKHIVGLLKADSGTVEIDGRQIQTLHRKELFKVRSQIGYVFQGAALFDSLNVYSNVVIGMVERGIHDKAVLIPEAQRVLSAVSLLPPYSERETPAYQHAFTELSTKRPSDLSGGMRKRVGVARALVGNPDYIFYDEPTTGLDPVTSQQIDDLIAGLSQTLNVTSVVITHDMFSIFNVASRVVMIHDGIIWFQGTVPELRSSADPVVVDFLSRYVAEGF
- a CDS encoding AI-2E family transporter; protein product: MDATIRSRNAALLFICAALAITAGYLVRDLLLPLVVAIFFAILFQPITHTVKKLRLPSWIGLIIVVALTGGAIWGIASIVAVGVDAVNAKAPEYSAKIQRMVLEAQHYIQNMPGGTELLNPANFSINQDTIIKTASQVLGSVVGIVGDTILVLIYLIFMLVSSVKFNEKMDAALDRANAAHLKKVATEVNAKVLKYLRVKTFFNVINAGITYGVLIYFNIDFAPLFALLTFFITYLPNIGSVVGVVLPGIVSLIQYEDPALTLIAVGVLAVLQSLVGNVLEPRAMGQSFDLSPVVVLFSLVFWGWMWGVVGMILSVPIMAIVKATMEQFETTAPLAILMGNRKPVPEPMKAGV
- the dapB gene encoding 4-hydroxy-tetrahydrodipicolinate reductase, which gives rise to MTKIALIGYGAMGKEIHGLAEVHGCTVVQIFDADNPLSNADFASWDVAVDFSSADAIAANVELLCSMKKNMVIGTTGWNSQQERIHNTISKAGVGCVVGSNFSVGMQIFLRLTRTAAALLNSTPDYDIMVHEWHHKRKADSPSGTALTIANIVIGELDRKKHVATETMHQPADPEVLHVTSTRGGEIPGRHTVTIDGPFDRIDLIHDARNRSGFASGALRAAQWIHGKNGLYRFDDIFSHMSNSSNEDC